Genomic DNA from Mytilus trossulus isolate FHL-02 unplaced genomic scaffold, PNRI_Mtr1.1.1.hap1 h1tg000050l__unscaffolded, whole genome shotgun sequence:
GtgtttctttttgatatttcttttaacaaatcGTTACGTGTTATTGGGTGGGTAGGTAGAAGGAATGTGCACAAAATACAAACTAAGTTGTAGCATGCATAGCAAAAACTGTGTTTGattattgtcattatttttttttattaacattcagttttattttagGTATGGCATGGGTTTTACATGGTAGTTCTTATAATGAGTGCTGTAGTGTATTGTTTGTGGACCACGCCTTCACTAAGGACGACATTATACCTTTCTGCTGTAACTCCAGAGGATTATCCTTTCATCAAAAGTGGCGCTAgcttaaaattaaaacagttgATCTTAATGGATCCTATACCGACATTATTTGCACTAGAAATTTTCTGCTTACTTGTATTTACAATAGAGTGGACTCTTCATTTCTCATTTTGTCCTCAAAAGGTTAATTTCCTGAAAAGACCACTAAATCTTATAAATGGTCTCTTAGTAGTTTGCATGTGGATATCATTTGGTCTTGAGTTTGCTAAGGGACACCTTGCCGCTAATTCCTCTACAAGGGAGTTGTATTTCGTATGTAAAGCGGTAAACATGATGCGATTGGTTCTATTTCTGCGGTTAGAGAGACAAATAAGTACATTACGGGTATTGataatgactataaaaggaagtaTGAAGGAACTTTGTTTACTATTGATATCGTTTGGAATGGCAACCATGATTTTTTCTACACTCATATACTATGCAGAAATTCATGCTAACGATGGATTTGATAGTATTCAAATTTGCATGTGGTGGTCTGTTATTACTATGACAACTGTTGGTTACGGTGACTATGTTCCGTCAACAACGATTGGATATTTAGTGGGTGTCGTCTGCGCTGTCTGTGGATTGTTGCTATTAGCAATGCCAATTGCGATCATTGCATCGAATTTCTCGGAATATTATTCTCATCAGAAAAATCGTGATAGGTACATTACAGCAATcaaatcagaaataaatataagtCAAATGAATGGTAGTGGAACATCAGTGAAATCCAATAAAACCATTCCCATGAACCACAACTGCACGTGATCACTAACACTATTCCCGTGAACCTCTAGCGACACGTGGTCAATTACACCGTTCCCGTCCCCCACTAGCTGCACGTGACAAATAACAACATTCACGTCATCCACTAGCTGCACGTGATCAATTACACCCATTCCCGACCGTCAACCACTAGCTGCATgtgatcaaaatattttgtatgcattccttcattaaatcattttgtcacaaaattcatgtgtttttttaacagtttttgaatGTGAAATAAAGGATTTGCGTTAAAGTATAAACACTCTATGGAAGATGGCTtgaacaaatatatcaaatgacGTGGAGTAGCTTATGGTCAAACTGGTGTATACCCATTTTTACGGATAAGTATATTAATAGacgtaaaaaaaatctaaatatatgtttaattacACTGAGCATGTATATCACTCTTTGTCGATTAAGGCCTGACATGTAACTATGTAATTGCAACGGAATTCGTGAAACAAAAACCTATGCAAACttatgcaaaacaaaacaacaaaaaaaaaaccgtcATAATTCGGGGAATCAAAATACCCTAACTAAATCAAtcgaaatataacaatgactGATAAAAGTATTTATCATAACAAATCTCGTGTCAACCATTTTGTTAGTAGGCAAGTAGATGTCACTGAAGTGGACAGTCAAAAACCATAAATCAAggaaaaatagacaaaacacCATGGCATAACCGAGTAAAAGACATACACCATGCAGTTATAACACTACCCAGAAACCAATACACTAAGTAGTATTAACCCCACAAAACACAAGAGTTATATCAGGCGATCAAGGAAGGTAAAAAGATACTGCTCTACGCGTTGCACCTTTGTGTTGCTAAATGATAATAAATCCGGTGACAATTTGCATTCGTTGAAATTGATGGCAgaattgaagaaaataggacgaaaTTGTGGCTAAGACAATATGACATCCGTAACTATCTGTAcaacagatattccataacggccaAAAATCATCATGTCCTTAATGCAAATTGAATGTTCGAAAGgtgacttcaacttcaccatttttaAAAACCATGGCTCAATAGCGTCAACTTTCTATCaaggaaaatatgataaatacgAAAGTTCGGTATTGTGTAActgtttcatgtttttaaaacttttataggTGTGTCATTTCTGTAtatttgatctcttgtgaaAATTTGtatcgttggcaatcatacaaaatattttttattaccttTTGGTTATATGGTACCTCTAGTGATGATCAGGTGAGCGAAgatctttgatttgtttaatatatatactagtataagaag
This window encodes:
- the LOC134699355 gene encoding potassium voltage-gated channel subfamily C member 3-like — translated: LDKNSKFYDVARDEYFFDRDPDVFNSIINLYVMGKLHIPKNVCGAVMKEEMKYWKIPHQKVSECCLRTFYQVEEDQGMIEEIKRAYEYTETLQTGTSWKIKAWLMFDQPGSSIHAKVWHGFYMVVLIMSAVVYCLWTTPSLRTTLYLSAVTPEDYPFIKSGASLKLKQLILMDPIPTLFALEIFCLLVFTIEWTLHFSFCPQKVNFLKRPLNLINGLLVVCMWISFGLEFAKGHLAANSSTRELYFVCKAVNMMRLVLFLRLERQISTLRVLIMTIKGSMKELCLLLISFGMATMIFSTLIYYAEIHANDGFDSIQICMWWSVITMTTVGYGDYVPSTTIGYLVGVVCAVCGLLLLAMPIAIIASNFSEYYSHQKNRDRYITAIKSEINISQMNGSGTSVKSNKTIPMNHNCT